The following coding sequences are from one Ancylobacter sp. TS-1 window:
- a CDS encoding bifunctional diguanylate cyclase/phosphodiesterase: MAGFLDSMLDALAVFDAQDRLVFHNRRFVELFPFLEPLGDLQGLTFYALASVPSGEWRWVNDPEIYLKDRLRRHAEADGAPFLIPLENGGWVQAREHRTPDSWIVATWSDVSRLKETEARLQDAIDSVAAGLILLDSEGRITLTNSGMRQILATPDATLEPGRPLSDLLDEAVANGIFAGGAASQLAALATPGPAGEVPMEIPLHDGRWILASHRPLGNGGVVGIWTDLTAQKKREAELVAMREQLRLHTEALADFARLIAQQARNDMLTALPNRFALEERLDHLLRDGETTLIWVGVIDIDHFSGINDALGHATADELLRETGRFLRGLLRTDDTLARVGADEFAIVLTGLDESEVTSIANRLNSAVQSHVFHVGGSRLSVTVSVGLTMAQDKLRTPSSLLAAADTACRVAKESGRDRVQLYDVGDPKMRTSHQRVSWAERIRLGLELDRFRLHLQAIVDRDGNVCGYEALIRLKDSDNVCHSPGQFLPAARRLGLMCRIDSWVCHQCVDFAMRLLAAGNDQYVSMNLGVQTLSNTTFQRKLLDLIAANPGVEKTLRIEITETDDIHDAHQAASFIVELRACGLHVYLDDFGNGYNSFEVLKQLPVDGIKIDWTVTRDLLSDPIDEAQIRAAVSITDSLGLELIVEGVEEERQLIRLRELGATLFQGFYFHRPVNAETLLG; encoded by the coding sequence ATGGCCGGCTTCCTCGATTCCATGCTTGACGCTCTTGCCGTCTTCGATGCGCAGGATCGGCTGGTCTTTCACAACAGGCGCTTCGTCGAGCTGTTCCCGTTCCTGGAGCCGCTGGGCGACCTGCAGGGACTGACCTTCTATGCCCTCGCCTCCGTCCCCAGCGGCGAATGGCGCTGGGTCAACGACCCGGAGATATACCTCAAGGACCGGCTGCGCCGCCATGCCGAGGCGGATGGCGCGCCGTTCCTGATTCCGCTGGAAAACGGCGGCTGGGTGCAGGCCCGCGAGCACCGCACTCCTGATTCATGGATCGTCGCCACCTGGTCCGACGTCTCCCGGCTCAAGGAGACCGAAGCCCGCTTGCAGGATGCCATCGACAGCGTCGCCGCCGGCCTGATCCTGCTCGACAGCGAGGGGCGGATCACCCTGACGAACAGCGGCATGCGGCAGATTCTCGCCACGCCCGACGCCACGCTGGAGCCGGGGCGCCCGCTGTCCGACCTGCTGGACGAGGCCGTGGCGAACGGAATCTTTGCCGGCGGAGCGGCCTCCCAGCTTGCTGCCCTCGCCACGCCGGGTCCGGCCGGCGAGGTTCCGATGGAGATTCCGCTGCATGACGGGAGATGGATCCTCGCCAGCCACCGTCCCCTCGGCAATGGCGGGGTGGTCGGCATCTGGACCGACCTGACCGCCCAGAAGAAGCGCGAGGCCGAACTCGTCGCCATGCGCGAGCAGTTGCGCCTGCATACCGAGGCGCTGGCCGATTTCGCCCGCCTGATCGCGCAGCAGGCCCGCAACGACATGCTGACCGCGCTGCCCAACCGCTTCGCGCTGGAGGAGAGGCTCGACCATCTTCTGCGCGACGGCGAGACCACACTCATATGGGTGGGTGTGATCGATATCGACCATTTCAGCGGCATCAACGACGCCCTCGGCCACGCCACGGCCGATGAGTTGCTGCGCGAGACCGGCCGCTTCCTGCGCGGCCTGCTGCGCACCGACGACACGCTCGCGCGCGTCGGCGCCGACGAGTTCGCCATCGTGCTCACCGGCCTCGACGAGAGCGAGGTGACGAGCATCGCCAACCGCCTCAACAGCGCCGTCCAGTCACACGTGTTCCATGTGGGCGGTTCCCGTCTCTCGGTCACGGTCAGCGTCGGCCTGACCATGGCGCAGGACAAGCTGCGCACGCCCTCCAGCCTGCTCGCGGCGGCCGACACTGCCTGCCGCGTGGCCAAGGAGAGCGGACGCGACCGCGTGCAGCTCTACGATGTCGGCGACCCGAAGATGCGCACCTCGCACCAGAGGGTGAGCTGGGCCGAGCGCATCCGCCTCGGGCTGGAACTCGACCGCTTCCGCCTGCACCTTCAGGCGATCGTCGACCGGGACGGCAATGTCTGCGGCTACGAGGCGCTGATCCGCCTCAAGGACTCCGACAATGTCTGCCACAGCCCCGGGCAGTTCCTGCCGGCGGCGCGGCGGCTCGGTCTGATGTGCCGCATCGACAGCTGGGTCTGCCACCAGTGCGTGGACTTCGCGATGCGCCTGCTGGCGGCCGGCAACGACCAGTACGTCTCGATGAATCTCGGCGTCCAGACCCTGTCCAACACCACTTTCCAGCGCAAGCTGCTCGACCTGATCGCCGCCAATCCGGGGGTCGAGAAGACGCTGCGTATCGAGATCACCGAGACCGACGACATCCACGACGCCCATCAGGCCGCCTCCTTCATCGTCGAGCTGCGCGCCTGCGGCCTGCACGTCTATCTCGACGATTTCGGCAATGGCTATAATTCCTTCGAGGTGCTGAAGCAGTTGCCGGTCGATGGCATCAAGATCGACTGGACGGTCACGCGCGACCTGCTCAGCGACCCGATCGACGAAGCACAGATCAGGGCGGCGGTCTCCATCACCGACTCGCTGGGGCTGGAGCTTATCGTCGAGGGCGTCGAGGAAGAGCGCCAGCTGATTCGTCTGCGCGAACTCGGGGCCACACTGTTCCAGGGCTTCTATTTCCATCGCCCGGTGAATGCCGAGACGCTGCTCGGCTGA
- a CDS encoding SCO family protein has translation MPTRRILLLLAAFVVGAVIIVASALALLPKGPTAVSSQAAIGGPFELVDQDGQKVTQDSFRGEPTLVFFGFTHCPDICPTALFEMSQTFEALGPDARKINGLFITVDPERDTAEVMKSYLGSFHPSIQGLTGTPEQIADVIKAYRVYAKKVPTQGGDYTMDHTAIIYLMGKDGGFIAPFNLKRPPDEAAAELRRYL, from the coding sequence ATGCCCACCCGTCGTATCCTGCTGCTGCTCGCCGCCTTCGTGGTCGGCGCCGTCATCATCGTCGCGAGCGCGCTGGCGCTGCTGCCGAAGGGCCCGACAGCGGTTTCCTCGCAGGCGGCCATCGGCGGTCCGTTCGAACTGGTCGACCAGGATGGGCAGAAGGTCACGCAGGACAGCTTCCGCGGGGAGCCGACGCTGGTCTTCTTCGGCTTCACCCATTGCCCGGATATCTGCCCGACCGCCCTGTTCGAGATGTCCCAGACCTTCGAGGCGCTGGGGCCGGACGCGCGCAAGATCAACGGGCTGTTCATCACCGTCGATCCCGAGCGCGACACCGCCGAGGTGATGAAGTCCTATCTCGGCAGCTTCCATCCCAGCATACAGGGGCTGACCGGCACGCCGGAGCAGATCGCCGACGTCATCAAGGCCTACCGCGTCTATGCCAAGAAGGTGCCGACGCAGGGCGGCGACTACACGATGGACCACACCGCCATCATCTATCTGATGGGCAAGGATGGCGGCTTCATCGCGCCGTTCAACCTCAAGCGTCCGCCGGACGAGGCTGCCGCCGAGCTGCGCCGCTACCTCTAG
- a CDS encoding glycosyltransferase, which translates to MKAAPRETEFVRAAAPSRPSTTSSAPSPAHLPLEAAGVADQLSAADIVYAGRQARRHGVGMDETLIANGMVSPDDLARGAARTLSIPFEPLDDGTAITLSRPHFKDIAALLRTGLMRRFDGGIVTAARGPQLRQLAAVLAQQPRLRRQVSLTTPERLSAFVRRRFAQQIGWNAVNALGQREPGLSAASLHASRYVFALLAVASAALLLTLNIVSVPGTLALVSLLALLLLGGAAIKLTACTLPAASAPPPLRKDDELPYYSLIVPLYREASVVPQLIRAIDAIDYPREKLQILLAVEPDDHATVAALATHAVRPGFEVIVSPAIGPRTKPKAMNAALPFARGAIVGIYDAEDVPDPLQLRRACALFLGPRGARIGCVQACLAIDNLADSWITRQFAAEYAAHFDVVLPMLGAYRLPLPLGGTSNHFRRAAIEAIGAWDPHNVTEDAEIGVRLAGAGWRTAVIASATDEEAPRRIGGWMRQRTRWYKGWMQTLLVHGRRPARLAGGAGWTGTLALLFMLGSGLAAALLHPFLVLSVLIDLFVQHGTDASAAVAALDAVGLSVMLIGYGSAALTTVIGMRRRRVPGLWGVLALMPLYWLMMSAAAWRAVLHLVIAPHRWEKTEHGLARTSRRRALLLRKAAPRGSGAARRQPRPADA; encoded by the coding sequence ATGAAAGCCGCGCCGCGGGAGACGGAATTCGTCCGGGCAGCCGCCCCTTCAAGGCCTTCCACCACTTCCTCCGCTCCGTCACCCGCCCACCTTCCCCTTGAGGCGGCCGGCGTCGCCGACCAGCTGAGCGCCGCCGACATCGTCTATGCCGGGCGCCAGGCGCGCCGCCACGGGGTCGGGATGGACGAGACGCTGATCGCGAACGGCATGGTTTCGCCGGACGACCTCGCGCGCGGGGCGGCGCGCACGCTCTCCATTCCCTTCGAGCCGCTCGACGACGGCACCGCCATCACTCTCTCGCGCCCGCATTTCAAGGACATCGCCGCCCTGCTGCGCACGGGCCTGATGCGTCGCTTCGACGGCGGGATCGTGACTGCGGCGCGCGGCCCGCAGCTGCGCCAGCTCGCCGCCGTCCTCGCCCAGCAACCGCGATTGCGCCGGCAGGTGAGCCTGACGACGCCGGAGCGGCTCAGCGCCTTCGTGCGCCGCCGCTTCGCCCAGCAGATCGGCTGGAACGCCGTCAACGCGCTCGGGCAGCGCGAGCCCGGCCTGTCCGCCGCCTCGCTGCACGCGTCGCGCTACGTCTTCGCGCTGCTCGCGGTCGCCTCCGCCGCCCTCCTCCTCACGCTCAACATCGTCTCGGTGCCCGGGACCCTTGCGCTGGTGTCCCTACTGGCTCTCCTGCTGCTCGGCGGCGCCGCGATCAAGCTCACCGCCTGCACGCTGCCGGCGGCATCCGCCCCGCCGCCCCTGCGTAAGGACGACGAACTGCCCTATTACAGCCTGATCGTGCCGCTCTACCGCGAGGCGTCGGTGGTGCCGCAGCTGATCCGCGCGATCGATGCCATCGACTACCCCCGCGAGAAACTCCAGATCCTGCTGGCGGTGGAGCCCGACGACCACGCCACCGTCGCCGCCCTCGCGACCCATGCCGTGCGGCCGGGCTTCGAGGTGATCGTCTCCCCCGCCATCGGCCCGCGCACCAAGCCCAAGGCGATGAACGCCGCCCTGCCCTTCGCGCGCGGCGCCATTGTCGGCATCTACGATGCGGAGGACGTGCCGGACCCGCTGCAGCTGCGGCGCGCCTGCGCGCTCTTCCTCGGCCCCAGGGGCGCGCGGATCGGCTGCGTGCAGGCGTGCCTCGCCATCGACAATCTGGCCGACAGCTGGATCACACGGCAATTCGCCGCCGAATATGCCGCCCATTTCGACGTCGTCCTGCCGATGCTCGGCGCCTACCGGCTGCCGTTGCCGCTGGGGGGAACCTCCAACCATTTCCGCCGCGCCGCGATCGAGGCCATCGGCGCGTGGGATCCCCACAACGTCACCGAGGACGCGGAGATCGGCGTGCGCCTCGCCGGGGCCGGCTGGCGCACGGCGGTCATCGCCTCGGCCACCGACGAGGAGGCCCCGCGCCGGATCGGCGGCTGGATGCGCCAGCGCACGCGCTGGTACAAGGGCTGGATGCAGACGCTTCTGGTGCATGGGAGGCGGCCGGCGCGGCTGGCCGGCGGTGCCGGGTGGACGGGTACGCTGGCGCTGCTGTTCATGCTTGGAAGCGGGCTGGCGGCTGCGCTGCTGCACCCTTTTCTCGTCCTGTCCGTGCTGATCGACCTGTTCGTGCAGCATGGCACCGACGCCTCTGCGGCCGTCGCGGCCCTCGACGCGGTCGGTCTGAGCGTGATGCTCATCGGCTATGGCAGCGCCGCGCTGACAACCGTGATCGGTATGCGGCGGCGCCGGGTTCCGGGCCTGTGGGGCGTTCTGGCGCTGATGCCCCTCTACTGGCTGATGATGTCGGCGGCGGCCTGGCGGGCGGTGCTGCACCTGGTCATCGCACCCCATCGCTGGGAAAAGACCGAGCACGGGCTGGCGCGAACCTCGCGTCGCCGGGCGCTCTTGCTGCGAAAGGCGGCGCCTAGAGGTAGCGGCGCAGCTCGGCGGCAGCCTCGTCCGGCGGACGCTTGA
- a CDS encoding transporter substrate-binding domain-containing protein: protein MLLAMLAGLPPGASAQPAPPPASAPSSSPAVSAPPSPPPAPAPAASTASVVVPGFWDPKRRPDRPDVTRLPTQIRFVSTEDYPPFSFRGEDGRPAGFNVDIARAICTELAIRCTLEIMPFEALAEALASGKADAAIAGIAITPATRETLDFSDRYFRSPARFVARRGEGELKVTPDALASKTVGVIGGTAHEAYLHDFFGEIAVRAFPDPDAARAALRKGEVDLIFGDGVQLALWLNGSSSENCCAFVGGPFTESLYFGEGMGIAVKRGNDALRQSLNYALAQLWEEGVYTDLYLRWFPISVY, encoded by the coding sequence ATGCTGCTGGCCATGCTGGCCGGCCTGCCGCCGGGCGCTTCGGCACAGCCTGCGCCGCCGCCGGCCTCTGCCCCGTCCTCCTCGCCGGCGGTGTCCGCGCCGCCTTCGCCGCCGCCTGCGCCCGCGCCCGCTGCCTCCACCGCCTCGGTCGTGGTACCCGGCTTCTGGGACCCCAAGCGCCGTCCGGACCGGCCGGACGTCACGCGGCTGCCGACGCAGATTCGCTTCGTCAGCACCGAGGACTACCCCCCGTTCAGCTTCCGCGGCGAGGATGGCCGCCCCGCCGGCTTCAATGTCGATATCGCGCGGGCGATCTGCACCGAGCTGGCGATACGCTGCACGCTTGAGATCATGCCCTTCGAGGCGTTGGCCGAGGCGCTGGCGAGCGGCAAGGCCGACGCCGCCATCGCCGGCATCGCCATTACCCCGGCGACGCGCGAGACGCTGGACTTTTCCGACCGCTATTTCCGCTCGCCCGCCCGCTTCGTCGCCCGGCGTGGAGAGGGAGAGTTGAAGGTGACGCCGGATGCGCTCGCCTCCAAGACCGTCGGGGTGATCGGCGGCACGGCGCACGAGGCCTATCTGCACGATTTCTTCGGCGAGATCGCTGTGCGTGCCTTCCCCGATCCGGACGCCGCCCGCGCGGCGCTGCGCAAGGGCGAGGTCGACCTGATCTTCGGCGACGGCGTGCAACTCGCCCTCTGGCTCAACGGCTCCAGCTCCGAGAATTGCTGCGCCTTCGTCGGCGGCCCCTTCACCGAGAGCCTCTATTTCGGCGAGGGCATGGGCATTGCGGTGAAGCGCGGCAACGACGCGCTGCGCCAGTCGCTCAATTACGCCCTCGCCCAGCTCTGGGAGGAGGGGGTCTATACCGACCTCTATCTGCGCTGGTTTCCCATCAGCGTTTATTGA